GGCGGCGCCGCGGCTGCACCGGTCGGCGCGCTGTCGGACCGGTCGGGGCGGCGTGGCACGCTGATCGCGGCCTGTGTCCTGCTGGGCGCCGCGCAGTTCGGCGCCCTGGCCGCGGTCCGCGCGGGGAGCGGTGCGCTGCTCCTCGGGTGCGCGGCGGCCACGGCGGCCGCCGGCACGGCGGTGCCGGTGCTGGGCACCGCACTGGCCGCGGACCACTTCGGTGAGAACCACCTTCCGAGCGTCCACGGACTGCTCACCGGCGCCTGGCTCCTGCCGGTCGCCGCGGCCTGCGACACGGACGGCGCCGGGTACGCCGCCCGGTTCCCGCACACCGCGTTCCTCCTGGCGGGCTGCTCCGGGCTCGCCTGCGCCGTAGTGGCGCTGTTCCTCAGAGCGCCGGGCAGGCAGAGCATCCGGCGCATCGTCCCCAATCCCCACCCCCTCGGCGAGGAGATGGCCTGACATGACGGCTGATCCGGCAACACGGAAGACACCGGCCGATCCCGGCGCGGCGAACCGCTCGTACCGCGAAGTCACCGACTCCCGGGGGCGGGTCTACCGCGTCGGCGAGACGGACCGCGACATCCTCGGCCACTCGCGCAGGCTCATGGTGTACCTGCCATGGATAGCGATGATGGCCATCAGCGTCTCGGAGTACGCCTATGGCTCCGCCGAGGACACCCTGTCCGACGCGCACGGCTGGACCCAGTCCAACACCTTCTGGATCCTCAGCGTCTGGGTGTTCTTCCAGGCCGGCATCGCCTTCCCGGCGGGCTGGCTGCGCGAGCGGGGCATCCTGACCGCGCGCCGGGCGATGTACACCGGCGCCGCGATGTGTCTGCTGGGCTTCCTGGCGCTGTCCCACCTGGACAACGTGTTCCTGGCGATCCTCGGCTTCGGTGTCGTCGGCGGTGCCGGCTCCGGGCTGATCTACGCGACCTGCATCAACATGGTCGGCAAGTGGTTCCCGGAGCGGCGCGGCGCGAAGACCGGCTTCGTCAACGGCGGCTTCGCCTACGGTTCGCTGCCGTTCATCTTCATCTTCAACTACGCCTTCGACACCGGCAACTATGACGAGGTGCTCGATCTGATCGGCCTGTACGTGCTGATCGTCGTCGCGGTGTGCGCGTGGTTCTTCAAGGACCCGCCGAAGAACTGGTGGCCGGCCGGCATCGACCCGCTGTCGTTCGCGGGCAACGGCAAGAGTGCCGCGAGCCTGGGCAAGAACCCGCCCGCGGTACGGCAGTTCACGCCGAAGGAGGCCATCAGGACCGGCATGCTGCCGCTGATGTGGGTCAGCATCGTCCTGACCGCCGGTGTGTCGATCTTCGGTATCTCCTTCCAGGTCGACTACGCCAAGGAGATCGGTTTCGGCCCGCTGGTCGCGGCGTCCTCGATGGGCGTCATGGCGGTCGTCAACGGCGTCGGGCGGGCCGTCGTCGGCTGGCTGTCGGACCTGTGGGGCCGCAAGACGTCGCTGGTCTTCGTCATCGTGGTGCTGGGTCTCTCCCAGTTCGGCGTCATCTGGGCCGGTGACATCAAGAACGAGTGGCTGTTCCTGTTCTTCGCCTTCGTCTCCGGCTTCGGCGGCGGCGCGTTCTACCCGATGTTCGCGGCCCTGACCCCGGACTACTTCGGCGAGAACTACAACGCCACCAACTACGGCCTGGTGTACAGCGGCAAGCTGGTCAGCGGTCTGTTCGGCGGCGGCCTCGGCTCCATGGTGGTCGGCGCCTGGGGCTACGACGGCGCCTACGCGCTGGCCGGCGGGGTGTCGATGGTCGCGGCGGCGATCGCGCTGCTGCTGCGCCAGCCCGGCCGGGGCCGGGCCGGCGGCGAGGCCGTCACGGCGCCGAGGACACAGCCGACGGCCTGATCGGCGCCCTGGGTGTCTCTCTGGGGTGTCCCTCTGGGGTGTTCCCCTTGCGGTGATCCGCTCGCGGTCCGCCGGAAGGGGAACACCACGTGCGTGCCCTGCGCGCGCGGCGGTCAGGCGCCGCCGCGCTCGTGGTAGGAGCGGCGGGTGTGTTCGGTGTGGATGCGCATCAGGGTGGCGGCCCGCTCCTCGTTCCCCTCGGCGATGGCGGAGATCAGCTCCCGGTGTTCGATCCACGACTGGCGGCCGCGCTGCCGGGCCACCGGGGTGTAGTACCAGCGGACCCGGCGGTCGACCTGGGCGGCGAGTTCGGCGAGGACCGCGTTGCCCGCCAGTTCCATGATCTTGGCGTGGAAGGCCGCGTTGAGGGCGACGGCGCGGTCGACGTCGTCGGCGGCGACGGCCCTCTCGCCCTCAGCGCACAGCTCCACCAGCGCACCGATCTTCTCGGCGGTGGCGTCGGCGGCGGCGAGCCGGGCGGCCTCCGCCTCCAGCAGGGTGCGGACCGTGAGCAGCTGGTCGGCCTCCTGGGCAGTGGGCTCGTGCACGAACGCGCCCTGCGCGGGCCGCAGATCGACCCAGCCCTCGGTGTTGAGCCGCTGCAGCGCCTCGCGCACCGGCTGCCGGGAGACGCCCAGGTGTCCGGCGAGTTCGCTCTCGACCAGGTGCTGGCCGGGCTGCAGCGCGCGGGTGGTGATGAGCTCCAGCAGTGCCTCGTAGACACGCTCGCGCAGCGGCCCGGGGCGTTCCAGCTTGGGCACGGCCCCCTGCGGCAGTCCGGTCGACAACATCGCGGTCCCCCTCCGGGCAGGTCTGGCGCCGGTCATGCTGGACGCTCAGTATGGATTGTTTTTTGTCTACAGTCTACTGCGCACAAAATCCACCTCCGTCCGCCCGCCCGTCGCGTCACGGGCAGCGTACGACCTGCCCGGCGTACGACAGGTTGCCGCCGAAGCCGAACAGCAGCACCGGATCGCCGGCGCCGAGCGCTCCCTGTTCGAGGAGCTTGGAGAAGGCGAGCGGGATGCTGGCGGCGGAGGTGTTGCCGGATTCGGTGACATCGCGGGCGATGACCGCGTTGACGGCGCCGAGCTTCTCGGCGAGGGGTTCGATGATGCGCAGGTTGGCCTGGTGCAGGACGACCCCGGCGAGCTCCTCGGGCGCCACGCCGGCCCTGTCGCAGGCGCCGCGGGCGATGGCGGGCAGCCGGGTGGTGGCCCAGCGGTAGACGCTCTGCCCCTCCTGCGCGAACCGCGGCGGGGTGCCCTCGATCCGCACCGCGTGTCCCATCTCCGGCACCGACCCCCACAGCACCGGCCCGATCCCCGGGTCCTGCCCCGGCGGACACGCCTCGACGACGGCGGCGCCCGCCCCGTCGCCGACCAGGACGCAGGTCGTGCGGTCGCTCCAGTCGGTGACGTCGGACATCTTGTCGGCGCCGATGACGAGCGCACGCCGCGCCGCGCCGGCCCGGACGGCGTGGTCGGCGGTGGCCAGGGCGTGCGTGAACCCGGCGCACACCACGTTGACGTCCATCGCGGCGGGCCGCGGAACGCCGAGCCGGGCGGCGACGCGGGCGGCGGTGTTCGGGGAGCGGTCGATCGCCGTGGAGGTGGCGACGAGGACCAGGTCGATGTCGCCGGGGCTCAGGCCGGCGCCGGCCAGGGCCTTGGCCGCGGCGTGCGCGGCGAGTTCGTCGACGGGCTCGTCGGGGCCCGCGATGTGCCGGGTCCGGATGCCGACGCGGCTGCGGATCCACTCATCGCTGGTGTCGACCATGCCGGACAAGTCCTCGTTGGTGAGCACCCGGGCGGGCTGGTAGTGGCCGATGGCGGCGATGCGCGAGCCGTTCATGGCGGGGATCCCCTCGTTGCCGTGGTAGCGGGATCCACCAGTGTGATCAGTGACCCACCGGTACGACGGCAGGCGACGCCACAGGAATCGGGCGCCGGGGTTGTCGGCTCCCCTCAGGTTGGTGGACGTCCTGGTGCTTCGGCCGTGCGGCACGGAGTTTCGCGCGGACCCTTGTCGACCCAATCCTCATACTGTAGACAATATTTCGTCGACAGGATTCAGCCGACCACGTTCTTTCAGCTCCTCTTCTCCTTCCTCCTCCGCGGTATCCCTCGACCGAACGGAGTGCTCCCGTGAAAGTGGCAGTTCTCGGCGCCGGCGCCATCGGTGCCTACGTCGGCGCCGCGCTCCACCGCGCCGGCGCCGACGTGCACCTCATCGCCCGTGGACCGCATCTGGCAGCCATGAGGCAGCACGGGGTGCGTGTGC
This genomic interval from Streptomyces sp. NBC_00557 contains the following:
- a CDS encoding beta-ketoacyl-ACP synthase III, producing MNGSRIAAIGHYQPARVLTNEDLSGMVDTSDEWIRSRVGIRTRHIAGPDEPVDELAAHAAAKALAGAGLSPGDIDLVLVATSTAIDRSPNTAARVAARLGVPRPAAMDVNVVCAGFTHALATADHAVRAGAARRALVIGADKMSDVTDWSDRTTCVLVGDGAGAAVVEACPPGQDPGIGPVLWGSVPEMGHAVRIEGTPPRFAQEGQSVYRWATTRLPAIARGACDRAGVAPEELAGVVLHQANLRIIEPLAEKLGAVNAVIARDVTESGNTSAASIPLAFSKLLEQGALGAGDPVLLFGFGGNLSYAGQVVRCP
- a CDS encoding GntR family transcriptional regulator; this encodes MLSTGLPQGAVPKLERPGPLRERVYEALLELITTRALQPGQHLVESELAGHLGVSRQPVREALQRLNTEGWVDLRPAQGAFVHEPTAQEADQLLTVRTLLEAEAARLAAADATAEKIGALVELCAEGERAVAADDVDRAVALNAAFHAKIMELAGNAVLAELAAQVDRRVRWYYTPVARQRGRQSWIEHRELISAIAEGNEERAATLMRIHTEHTRRSYHERGGA
- a CDS encoding OFA family MFS transporter, whose translation is MTADPATRKTPADPGAANRSYREVTDSRGRVYRVGETDRDILGHSRRLMVYLPWIAMMAISVSEYAYGSAEDTLSDAHGWTQSNTFWILSVWVFFQAGIAFPAGWLRERGILTARRAMYTGAAMCLLGFLALSHLDNVFLAILGFGVVGGAGSGLIYATCINMVGKWFPERRGAKTGFVNGGFAYGSLPFIFIFNYAFDTGNYDEVLDLIGLYVLIVVAVCAWFFKDPPKNWWPAGIDPLSFAGNGKSAASLGKNPPAVRQFTPKEAIRTGMLPLMWVSIVLTAGVSIFGISFQVDYAKEIGFGPLVAASSMGVMAVVNGVGRAVVGWLSDLWGRKTSLVFVIVVLGLSQFGVIWAGDIKNEWLFLFFAFVSGFGGGAFYPMFAALTPDYFGENYNATNYGLVYSGKLVSGLFGGGLGSMVVGAWGYDGAYALAGGVSMVAAAIALLLRQPGRGRAGGEAVTAPRTQPTA